In Streptomyces sclerotialus, the DNA window CCTTCTCACCCCCCGAGCCCGGCCCCATGCCGCCACTCCAGGCCCGCCTGGTCGCGGTGCTCCTGGCCGACCAGGCAGGGGCGGCACTCGGCACGGCCGGCCGGTCCGACAACGACTGAGGACTCCGGTGCCGGCACGCGGCCGCCCGTCAGCAACTCGTCAGCACACGCCGCCGCGCCGTCAACAAGGCGTCAGAAGGCGTACGCAGACGCCCGGTTGCCCGGTTCCGTGGGCATGAGCGTCCTTGCCGGGCCCCGACCTCCCGGCTCCCCTCCAGCACCGGGGCCCTCATCTCCACTCCCAAGGAGGAACGTCATGGTTGACGTACTGCCGGCCGACGCACCGGAACCGGCCGCCTGCGCGGCCCGTCACCGGCCGACCGGCCGGCACCCGTTGCCGGGGCTGACGTCATGACCACCGTCGACGTCTCCCCGGCTGCCGCGGACGCGGACGAGCTGTCCGTGTGGCCCGCCTCCACCACCCCGCTGCCGTGCGGTGACCTCGAAGTGGGCGGGGTACCGCTCGCCCAGGTCGCCGACCGTTTCGGCACACCCGTGTACCTGCTGGACGAGGCCGAGGTACGGGAGCGCTGCCGGCTCTACGCGCACGCCTTCCCGCACGCCGACATCCGGTACACGGCCAAGGCGTTCCTCTGCCGCGCGATGGCCCGCTGGGTGGCGGAGGAGGGGCTCGGGCTAAACGTCTGCTCGGCAAGCGAGCTGGAGGTCGCGGTCGCCGCCGGCGTACCGCCGGACCGTATCGTCCTGCACGGCAACGCCAAGAGCCCACACGACCTGGAGGCCGCGCTGCGGCTCGGCGTGGGCCGTATCACCATCGACAGCCTGCCGGAGATCACCCGGCTGGCCGCGGCCGTCGGACCCCACGACGAACCCGTCAAGGTGCTGGTCCGCGTCGTGCCCGGCATCAGCACCGGGCTCCACGAGAAGACCAGCACCGGCACTGGGGTCCAGAAGTTCGGCCTGTCGATGACCGACGGCAGCGCCCACCACGCCATCGCGCGCGTCCTCGCCCAGCCCGAGCTGGAGCTGACCGGTCTGCACTGCCACCTGGGCTCGCAGATCACCAGCGTCAGGCCTTACCTCACTGCCGTGCACCGCCTGACCGGGCTCATGGCCCGCCTCCACCAGTCCTACGGCTTCACCACACGCGAACTGGACCTGGGCGGCGGGCACGGCATCGCCTACCGGCCGGGCGAGCCCGCACTGGACATCACGGCGCTCGCCCGCACCGTCCGCGCCGAGGTCTGCCAAGGCTGCGCGGCCGCCGGGCTGCCCGTCCCCCGGCTGATCGTCGAACCGGGCCGGGCCGTCGCCGGGCCCGCCGGCGTCGCCCTCTGCCGAGTGCTCACCGTCAAGCACACGGGGGCCCGTACCTTCGTCGCCGTGGACGGCGGCATGAGCGACAGCCCACGGCCCGCGCTCCACGGGGTGCGCTACGCGCCGCGCCTGGTCGGCCGGCTCTCGCTCGCCGAGCCCACGCGGGTGACCGTGGTCGGCCGGCACTGTGAAGCAGGCGACATCCTCGCCTCCGACGTGCCCCTGCCCGGTGACATCCGTCCCGGTGACCTGCTGGCGGTTCCGGCCGCCGGCGCCTACCACCTGTCCGTGGCCTCCGCGTACAGCCCCGTCGGCCGCCCGCCGGTGGTCGCCGTGGCGGACGGGTACGCGCGGCAGGTCGTGCGACACGAGACCTTCGACGGCCTGGCCAGGCAAGACGTCGGATAGCGGGTCCGGCGTCCGCATCGCCGCCATGCCGGCGGCGTCTCCCGTGAGACCACCTCCGAGCGGCCGCGTGTCCCCTTCCGCCGCCCGGAGGTGCCCACGGCCTCTTCTGCGCTGCCCTCCCGCTCCCACCGTCAACGGACCGTGAAGACCGGGGCCAACGGCGCGAAGAACGCGTCAGGGCGGCACGCGACGGCCCCCGGGCGGCCCGAACCTGGGCGGACCCATGTATGCCGAAGGAGTACCCGCATGTCCGTCCTGACCAGCGAATACGGCAGTGCCCCCGCGCACGAGGACCCGTCGGACCCGCCCGACCGCGACCCCGGCGAACGGCACCGGCTCACGACGGTCACCGGCCTCGCCGCCCTCTCGCTGGACGCGATGGCCTCGGTGGCGTACGGCCCCGAGGCGATCGTGCTGGTGCTGGCCGCGGCGGGCGGCTACGGACTCGGCTTCACCCTGCCGGTGACGCTGGCGATCGCCGGGCTGCTGGCGGTGCTGGTGGCCTCGTACCGGCAGGTGATCGCCGCCTTCCCGGACGGCGGCGGCTCCTACGCGGTGGCCAGGACGTACCTGGGCCGGCGCGCCGGCCTGGCCGCCGCGGGATCGCTGGTACTGGATTACGTACTGAACGTCGCGGTGGCGGTCACCGCCGGTGTCGCCGCCCTCACCTCCGCCTTCCCTGCGCTCCACCCGGACCGGCTGTGGCTGTGCCTGGCCGTCCTGGTCCTGCTCACGGCGGTCAACCTGCGCGGCATCGTGGACTCGGCGCGGGCGTTCATCGTGCCGACCGCGGTCTTCGTCCTCTCGATCCTCGCACTGATCGTGGTGGGGCTGTTCCGCTCGGCGCCGGTGAGTACCGAGGCCGCTGCCGGGCACGCCCCTGTGCTGGCCGACAACGCCACCGGCGTCGGTGCGCTGCTGCTGCTCAAGGCGTTCGCGTCCGGCTGCTCCGCGCTCACCGGTGTCGAGGCGATCGCCAATGCCGTGCCCTCCTTCCGGGTTCCGCGGGCCAGGCGGGCGCAGCACGCCGAGGTCGCCCTCGGCGCGATCCTCGGCGTGATGCTGATCGGGCTCGGAGTGCTGATCTCACGGTTCGGGCTGCAGCCGGTCGAAGGCGTCACGGTCCTCGCACAACTCGCCGATGCCGCGCTCGGACACAACTGGGCCTTCTACCTCGTGCAGTTCGCGACGACGATGCTGCTCGCACTGTCCGCGAACACGTCCTTCGGCGGCCTGCCGGTACTGCTGAAGCTGCTGGCCCGCGACAACTACGTACCGCATGTCTTCACGCTCAAGGCCGACCGCCAGGTCCACCGGCACGGCGTGCTGGCCCTGGCCGGCATTTCGGCGGCACTCCTGGTCTTCTCCGGCGGGAACACCAATGCCCTCGTCCCGCTCTTCGCGATCGGCGTCTTCATCGGCTTCACCCTCGCCCAGACCGGCATGGTCCGCCACTGGCGTCAGGTACGCGGCCCCAAGTGGCGTGCCAAGGCATTCCTGAACTGTTCCGGTGCGGTCCTCACCGGCGTATCGGCGGTGGTGGTCACCGCCACGAAGTTCGGCGACGGCGCATGGCTCGTCGTCATCGCTCTGCCCCTGCTGGTCGCGGCCTTCGAGACGGTGCACCGTACCTACGCGGCAATCGGCGAGCGGCTGGGGCTCGGCCGGGTCCCCGAGTGCCCGCACCGGGACCGCTCACTGGTGATTGTTCCGGTGTCGGGTCTGTCGAAGCTGACCAGCGAGGCGCTGACCGCCGCCGTGTCCCTCGGCGACGAGGTACGAGCGGTGACCGTCTGCCATCCCGACGCCGAGGACCGTGCCCGGACCGACGCGCTGGAGCGGGACTGGGCACTGTGGGAGCCGGGCGTTCCGCTGGTCCGCCTCCGTTACGAGCGCCGGGCACTGGGCCGCCCGGTCGCCGCGTACGTGCGAGAGGTCGCGGCCGCCGAGCCCGGTACCCGGATCACCGTCCTGATCCCGGAGGTCGAGCCCGCCCGGCTGTGGCAGCGGATGCTGCAGAACCAGCGGGGCGCGATCGTCGCCCACGCCGTGCGCCGCGACACCGACGCGGTCATCTGCCGGCTGCGCTTCCGACTGTCCTGACTCACCACGGTTTCTTGACGGCTCGCCCCTTCCGGGTGCGGGCCGTCAGTGGCATTTTCGCAGGTCGGCGAGGTGCGCGTATGGGATGCGTCAAGGGCGAGCCACACCTCGTAAGAAAGCCGTCAACGGCAATCACAGTGGCTCAAAAAGGCGGTTTGCTCTAACCGTCAGTGCAACATTCCTTCTCGTTCAGGAGCTCTCGATGGCCGACGTGGCCTTCGTCGTCACCACACTCGCGGTCTTCGCGCTGGTGGCCCTCGTCGCCAAGGGGGTCGCAAAGCTGTGACCGCCGAAAACATCGTCGGCCTCATCGTGGCCGCCGCCCTGCTGGGCTATCTCGTCCTCGCCCTCATTCACCCGGAGAGGTTCTGAGCACCACCATGAGCCCCTTCCTCGCAGCGGTACTGCAGCTGCTCGCGCTGATAGCCGCGCTCGCCCTGGCGTACCGCCCCCTCGGCGACTACATGGCCCGCGTCTACTCCTCCGACCGCCATCTGCGCGTCGAGAAGTGGATCTACAAAACCATCGGTGCCCGCCCGGACACCGAGATGCGCTGGCCCGCGTACCTGCGCGGAGTCCTGGCCTTCTCGGCCGCGGGCGTCCTCTTCCTGTACCTGCTGCAGCGGCTCCAGGGTTCGCTGCCCGGCTCGCTGGGCTTCGCCTCGATCGACCCGGACCAGGCGTTCAACACCGCCGCCTCCTTCGTGGCCAACACCAACTGGCAGTCCTACGCGGGCGAGCAGGCCATGGGCCACGTCGTGCAGACCGGCGGCCTGGCGGTGCAGAACTTCGTCTCCGCGGCGGTAGGCATGGCGGTCGCCGTCGCCCTCGTCCGCGGCTTCGCCCGGTCCCGCAGCGGGGAGCTGGGCAACTTCTGGGCCGACCTGGTACGCGGCACCGTCCGCATCCTCCTCCCGATCTCCGTCATCGGCGCGATCGTCCTGGTCGCCTGCGGCGCGATCCAGAACTTCGCCGGCATCCACGAGGTCGGCCAGTTCATGGGCGGCC includes these proteins:
- the lysA gene encoding diaminopimelate decarboxylase, with translation MTTVDVSPAAADADELSVWPASTTPLPCGDLEVGGVPLAQVADRFGTPVYLLDEAEVRERCRLYAHAFPHADIRYTAKAFLCRAMARWVAEEGLGLNVCSASELEVAVAAGVPPDRIVLHGNAKSPHDLEAALRLGVGRITIDSLPEITRLAAAVGPHDEPVKVLVRVVPGISTGLHEKTSTGTGVQKFGLSMTDGSAHHAIARVLAQPELELTGLHCHLGSQITSVRPYLTAVHRLTGLMARLHQSYGFTTRELDLGGGHGIAYRPGEPALDITALARTVRAEVCQGCAAAGLPVPRLIVEPGRAVAGPAGVALCRVLTVKHTGARTFVAVDGGMSDSPRPALHGVRYAPRLVGRLSLAEPTRVTVVGRHCEAGDILASDVPLPGDIRPGDLLAVPAAGAYHLSVASAYSPVGRPPVVAVADGYARQVVRHETFDGLARQDVG
- a CDS encoding APC family permease, with amino-acid sequence MSVLTSEYGSAPAHEDPSDPPDRDPGERHRLTTVTGLAALSLDAMASVAYGPEAIVLVLAAAGGYGLGFTLPVTLAIAGLLAVLVASYRQVIAAFPDGGGSYAVARTYLGRRAGLAAAGSLVLDYVLNVAVAVTAGVAALTSAFPALHPDRLWLCLAVLVLLTAVNLRGIVDSARAFIVPTAVFVLSILALIVVGLFRSAPVSTEAAAGHAPVLADNATGVGALLLLKAFASGCSALTGVEAIANAVPSFRVPRARRAQHAEVALGAILGVMLIGLGVLISRFGLQPVEGVTVLAQLADAALGHNWAFYLVQFATTMLLALSANTSFGGLPVLLKLLARDNYVPHVFTLKADRQVHRHGVLALAGISAALLVFSGGNTNALVPLFAIGVFIGFTLAQTGMVRHWRQVRGPKWRAKAFLNCSGAVLTGVSAVVVTATKFGDGAWLVVIALPLLVAAFETVHRTYAAIGERLGLGRVPECPHRDRSLVIVPVSGLSKLTSEALTAAVSLGDEVRAVTVCHPDAEDRARTDALERDWALWEPGVPLVRLRYERRALGRPVAAYVREVAAAEPGTRITVLIPEVEPARLWQRMLQNQRGAIVAHAVRRDTDAVICRLRFRLS
- the kdpF gene encoding K(+)-transporting ATPase subunit F; protein product: MTAENIVGLIVAAALLGYLVLALIHPERF